From Enterococcus mediterraneensis, the proteins below share one genomic window:
- a CDS encoding HD family phosphohydrolase, producing MFIKPLQKIREKLGRAYTPLLFLLFFIIIFLCLFTSVKQKNIDYKEGQVASESIRSNKTIENTAATEQKRKLAAEAVTPEYTYQEDLAAKQHDRIDQLFTLIQQVKTNLDDEYQAAQKDAKDNGTVPKPTIEEHVAALKKTFEKLDADDVEFYQQLPNQFYQLVFTLSDDDLALVETNTLAILNVEMGKQIRESDLESAKNHAQEAVAKLSTSDDNKQVMNFLLDRGIVINDFLNEKRTEELRQAASDSVQPVMIYQGEIIVREGSQIDASAIEKLKLLGLTSQNTSIFPIVAMVLGILLQIAVMIYFANQFHGKESQLNTVTFYTLSMIFSIVLMKFFQLFQTELIPYVPLFYPAAFIPLVLNFFVNRRTGILAAMFQVIAAIFIYYEAIGTNLLTIILISYLFSGMMGAIVKRKKISQQGWSAVMWIVVFPFLMNIVLVIFQGMNFSDSKTWTTIICGLAGNILSFLLSMGLHQYIELMVNDDSDIVLNELSNPNHPLMKQLLEEAPGTYHHSMMVANLSANAVAEIGGRSLLTRVACYYHDIGKIKHANFFVENLPAGAENPHNFLLPEDSKQIIFGHVIDGVKILEEYKMPRMVVDICAQHHGTTLMKYFYVKAKERNPDVTEADFRYPGPKPQTREAGVVNIADSCEAAVRAMDNPTNEKIRSFVHNLIVDRILDGQLDDTGLTLKEINQIEKSLVNGLCSTFHSRIKYPKMKSEAEKMKEEQEGSEV from the coding sequence ATGTTCATTAAACCCCTTCAAAAAATCAGAGAAAAATTAGGAAGAGCATATACACCGCTGCTTTTCTTGCTTTTTTTCATCATTATTTTTTTGTGCCTATTTACCAGTGTAAAGCAAAAGAATATTGACTATAAAGAAGGTCAAGTAGCCAGTGAAAGTATCCGTTCAAATAAAACGATCGAAAATACTGCCGCGACAGAACAAAAACGCAAATTGGCAGCAGAAGCAGTCACGCCTGAATATACTTATCAGGAAGATCTGGCTGCGAAACAACACGATCGGATCGACCAGCTGTTCACACTGATCCAGCAGGTGAAAACGAACCTTGATGATGAGTATCAAGCGGCGCAAAAAGATGCCAAAGACAATGGAACAGTACCCAAACCAACCATTGAAGAACATGTAGCCGCATTGAAAAAAACTTTTGAAAAATTGGATGCGGACGATGTAGAGTTCTATCAACAGCTTCCTAATCAATTCTATCAGCTGGTTTTCACATTGTCTGATGATGATCTTGCTTTAGTAGAAACTAATACTCTTGCGATCCTTAATGTTGAGATGGGCAAACAGATCCGAGAAAGCGATCTGGAGTCTGCTAAAAATCATGCGCAAGAAGCGGTTGCTAAATTGTCGACCAGTGATGACAATAAGCAGGTGATGAACTTTTTATTAGATCGCGGGATCGTGATCAATGATTTCCTTAATGAAAAAAGAACAGAAGAATTGCGGCAGGCTGCCAGTGATTCCGTTCAGCCGGTCATGATCTATCAAGGAGAGATCATTGTTCGAGAAGGTTCTCAGATTGATGCCAGTGCCATTGAAAAACTGAAGCTGTTAGGGCTGACTAGCCAGAATACTTCGATCTTCCCGATCGTAGCGATGGTTCTAGGGATTTTACTGCAGATAGCGGTCATGATTTATTTCGCCAATCAATTTCATGGTAAAGAAAGCCAATTAAATACAGTAACGTTTTATACACTGTCGATGATTTTCAGTATCGTATTGATGAAATTTTTCCAATTGTTTCAAACGGAACTGATCCCCTATGTACCATTGTTTTATCCGGCTGCGTTTATCCCATTGGTTTTGAACTTTTTCGTCAATCGACGGACGGGGATCTTGGCGGCGATGTTCCAAGTGATCGCGGCGATCTTTATTTATTATGAAGCGATCGGTACCAACTTATTGACGATCATTTTGATCTCCTATCTATTCTCAGGGATGATGGGTGCCATCGTAAAACGGAAAAAGATCTCTCAACAAGGCTGGTCCGCGGTCATGTGGATCGTTGTATTCCCATTCTTGATGAATATTGTATTGGTGATCTTCCAAGGAATGAATTTTTCTGATTCAAAAACCTGGACAACGATCATCTGCGGTCTAGCCGGCAATATTTTATCCTTTTTATTATCGATGGGGCTGCACCAATACATTGAACTGATGGTCAATGATGACAGCGACATCGTGTTGAACGAGTTGAGCAATCCGAACCATCCTTTAATGAAGCAACTGCTGGAAGAAGCACCAGGCACCTACCATCACAGCATGATGGTAGCGAACTTGAGTGCAAATGCCGTCGCTGAAATCGGCGGACGGTCCCTTTTGACACGAGTGGCGTGTTATTATCACGATATCGGCAAAATCAAACACGCGAATTTCTTCGTAGAAAATCTGCCTGCCGGAGCGGAAAACCCGCATAATTTTCTATTGCCGGAAGACAGCAAGCAGATCATCTTTGGTCATGTGATCGACGGCGTGAAAATTTTAGAAGAGTATAAAATGCCGCGGATGGTGGTCGATATCTGCGCTCAGCACCACGGAACGACATTGATGAAGTACTTCTATGTGAAGGCCAAAGAACGTAATCCTGACGTAACAGAAGCTGATTTCCGTTATCCAGGACCTAAACCGCAAACAAGAGAAGCAGGAGTCGTCAATATCGCTGACAGCTGCGAGGCGGCGGTTCGCGCAATGGATAATCCGACCAATGAAAAGATCCGCAGTTTTGTCCATAATCTGATTGTGGACCGGATCTTAGACGGGCAATTGGATGATACTGGTTTGACATTGAAAGAGATCAATCAAATCGAAAAATCGCTGGTCAATGGACTGTGCAGTACCTTCCATTCACGGATCAAATATCCAAAAATGAAATCAGAAGCAGAGAAGATGAAAGAAGAACAAGAAGGAAGCGAAGTATAA
- a CDS encoding PhoH family protein: protein MTEETTSLEIKLTEADDISMLLGSHDNHINLIEDATQTTIRARGEIIQVQGTAKNAEQAQAVIQTLQTLIRRGIHISMPDVAAALNMAQRGKLDFFADMYNEEILKDRTGKPIRVKNAGQKTYVDAIRTHDVVFGVGPAGTGKTFLAVVLAIAALKKGEVQKIILTRPAVEAGENLGFLPGDLKEKVDPYLRPVYDALYQVFGMEHTNRLMERGIIEIAPLAYMRGRTLEDAFVILDEAQNTTIAQMKMFLTRLGYQSKMIVNGDTSQIDLPRGVTSGLVHAERTLQSIQKIAFVNFEAGDVVRHPVVAEIIEAYDKASLKNDPR, encoded by the coding sequence TTGACAGAAGAAACGACTTCTTTGGAAATTAAATTAACAGAAGCTGATGATATCAGCATGCTGCTGGGTTCTCATGACAATCATATCAATCTGATCGAAGACGCGACTCAAACGACGATCCGCGCTCGAGGTGAGATTATTCAAGTGCAAGGTACGGCAAAAAACGCCGAACAAGCACAAGCAGTCATTCAAACACTGCAAACATTGATCAGACGTGGGATCCACATCAGTATGCCGGATGTAGCAGCTGCTTTGAACATGGCGCAAAGAGGCAAACTGGATTTTTTTGCAGACATGTATAACGAAGAAATATTGAAAGATCGGACAGGAAAACCGATCCGAGTAAAAAATGCCGGGCAAAAAACATATGTCGATGCGATCCGCACACATGATGTTGTTTTTGGTGTGGGACCAGCTGGAACAGGAAAAACCTTCTTAGCTGTAGTTTTAGCCATCGCGGCTTTAAAAAAGGGCGAAGTCCAAAAAATCATTTTGACACGTCCTGCGGTGGAAGCCGGGGAAAATCTGGGCTTTTTACCAGGAGATCTTAAAGAAAAAGTCGATCCTTATTTACGCCCAGTTTATGACGCGTTGTATCAAGTGTTTGGAATGGAACACACAAATCGCTTGATGGAACGAGGGATCATCGAGATCGCGCCGTTAGCCTATATGCGGGGACGTACACTGGAAGATGCCTTTGTGATCTTAGACGAAGCGCAAAACACAACGATTGCACAGATGAAGATGTTTCTGACCCGTTTAGGTTATCAATCCAAAATGATCGTCAATGGAGATACCAGCCAAATCGATCTGCCTCGCGGAGTGACTAGCGGATTGGTCCATGCAGAACGAACACTGCAATCCATCCAGAAAATCGCATTTGTCAATTTTGAAGCGGGAGATGTGGTCCGCCATCCTGTCGTGGCAGAGATCATTGAAGCTTACGATAAAGCGAGTTTAAAAAATGATCCCAGATAG
- a CDS encoding GatB/YqeY domain-containing protein, which yields MSLLSTLNDDMKQAMKAKDKDKLQVIRMLKASIQNEQIKAGRDLNEDEELTVLSREMKQRRDSLTEFEKADREDLAEKVKTEIAIVEQYLPAQLSDEEIRQIVAAAIEKTGAASPKEFGKVMGVVMPQVKGKADGNQVNAIVKELLQ from the coding sequence GTGTCACTACTAAGTACACTGAACGATGATATGAAACAAGCGATGAAGGCAAAAGATAAAGACAAATTGCAGGTGATTCGCATGTTGAAAGCATCGATTCAAAACGAACAGATCAAAGCCGGCCGCGATTTGAATGAAGATGAAGAATTGACCGTTTTATCTCGTGAGATGAAACAGCGTCGTGATTCTTTAACAGAATTTGAAAAGGCCGATCGTGAAGATCTGGCAGAAAAAGTGAAAACTGAAATTGCTATTGTTGAACAATATCTTCCTGCTCAGCTTTCTGATGAAGAAATTCGTCAAATCGTTGCTGCAGCGATCGAAAAAACTGGAGCTGCTTCACCAAAAGAATTTGGTAAAGTGATGGGCGTTGTGATGCCGCAAGTCAAAGGCAAAGCAGACGGCAACCAAGTAAATGCGATCGTCAAGGAGTTATTACAATAA
- the rpsU gene encoding 30S ribosomal protein S21 has protein sequence MSKTVVRKNESLDDALRRFKRSVSKAGTLQESRKREFYEKPSVRRKKKSEAARKRKKF, from the coding sequence ATGTCAAAAACAGTGGTTCGCAAAAATGAATCTCTTGACGATGCTCTTCGTCGCTTCAAACGTTCCGTGTCAAAAGCCGGTACTTTACAAGAATCTCGCAAGCGTGAATTCTATGAAAAACCTAGCGTACGACGCAAGAAAAAATCTGAAGCAGCTAGAAAACGTAAAAAATTCTAA
- a CDS encoding Fur family transcriptional regulator, whose product MTVQPLLDHAMTTLKNNGFKHTQKREALISYLVKRNRYVSAREVHEHMTQLFPGLSYDTVYRNLHDFSEIDLLEETDLNGEMKFRFHCSQGQHHHHHHFICTVCGKTKELMICPMDFFEEQLPNCTIEGHRFEILGRCEDCQ is encoded by the coding sequence ATGACGGTCCAACCATTATTAGACCATGCAATGACTACATTGAAAAACAACGGCTTTAAGCATACACAAAAGCGAGAAGCGCTGATTTCTTATCTGGTCAAGCGTAACCGATATGTTTCCGCTCGGGAAGTCCATGAGCATATGACACAGTTGTTTCCTGGTCTCAGCTATGACACAGTTTATCGCAATCTGCATGATTTTTCAGAAATCGATCTTTTAGAAGAGACTGATCTCAACGGAGAAATGAAATTTCGTTTCCATTGTTCCCAAGGCCAGCATCATCACCATCATCATTTTATCTGCACTGTTTGCGGAAAAACGAAGGAATTGATGATCTGTCCAATGGATTTCTTTGAAGAACAGCTGCCAAATTGTACGATTGAAGGTCACCGTTTCGAGATCTTAGGACGCTGTGAAGATTGTCAATGA
- a CDS encoding pyruvate, water dikinase regulatory protein: MTNDEQILTFFVISDSAGETATKLAQAAMAQYPTVEFNLFRRTFVNDKETLLKALADAKKQNALVLHTMIREELVAVIKEFCDESGLFEFDILNPVVLEIENRTQVVPSREPGALHHLNKNYFRRIKAMEFAVKYDDGKDPRGFLEADVVLLGVSRTSKTPLSLFLANKNLKVANLPLVPQAHIPKQLWEVDPKKIVGLTNDPDVLNSIRKERMRSYGLNPDTAYSDIEKIRDELKFANELYEKLGCVVINVATLSIEETASLIMNALDLEDHSYYVNETNND, encoded by the coding sequence ATGACCAACGATGAACAGATTTTGACCTTTTTCGTGATCTCTGATTCCGCAGGAGAAACAGCGACTAAATTAGCTCAGGCCGCCATGGCTCAATATCCGACTGTCGAATTCAACCTTTTTCGGCGGACTTTTGTCAATGACAAAGAAACATTGCTGAAGGCACTGGCAGATGCCAAGAAACAAAACGCGTTAGTATTGCATACCATGATCCGGGAAGAATTAGTAGCGGTGATTAAAGAATTCTGCGATGAAAGCGGGCTTTTTGAGTTTGATATTCTAAATCCTGTCGTCTTAGAGATCGAAAATCGCACACAAGTGGTCCCTTCCCGCGAACCGGGAGCACTGCATCATTTAAATAAAAACTATTTCAGACGGATCAAAGCCATGGAATTTGCCGTCAAATACGATGATGGCAAAGATCCACGAGGGTTTTTGGAGGCCGATGTAGTATTGTTGGGGGTTTCTCGTACTTCTAAAACCCCGTTGAGTCTTTTTTTAGCTAATAAAAATTTAAAAGTCGCGAATCTGCCTTTGGTTCCTCAAGCTCATATTCCAAAACAATTATGGGAAGTCGATCCTAAAAAAATCGTAGGACTGACCAATGACCCGGATGTGTTGAATAGTATCCGCAAAGAGCGGATGCGCTCGTACGGATTAAATCCAGACACTGCCTATTCTGATATCGAAAAAATCCGTGATGAATTGAAATTTGCCAATGAGCTTTATGAAAAATTAGGTTGTGTGGTTATCAATGTCGCCACGTTATCCATCGAAGAAACAGCTTCTCTGATCATGAACGCCCTTGACCTTGAAGATCACAGTTACTATGTCAACGAAACAAACAACGATTAA
- the thrB gene encoding homoserine kinase codes for MKIRVPATSANLGPGFDSCGIALNRYLVVEVMEESSAWSVTHNLSEEIPSDENNLLIVTALKVVPHLRPHRLKMTTDIPIARGLGSSSSVIVAGIELANRLAHLNLSEMDKVTLAARFEGHPDNVAPAICGDFVVASIQDGATSYVKYYFPDCGFIAYISNEQLLTEDSRKVLPHEMPFAEAVKASSIANVMVASIFKGNLELAGKMMEQDHFHEPYRRKLIPHFNEIRKISHEEGGYGCFLSGAGPTVMIMAPLSKCDTITHRLRQLDTNAAVEFLQLDREGTQVF; via the coding sequence ATGAAGATCCGCGTACCGGCGACCAGTGCAAATCTAGGTCCTGGTTTCGATTCTTGCGGTATTGCGTTAAACCGTTACTTAGTCGTTGAGGTGATGGAAGAAAGTTCGGCATGGTCCGTCACACATAATCTTTCAGAAGAGATTCCCAGTGATGAAAATAATCTTTTGATCGTGACAGCTCTTAAAGTGGTGCCTCATTTACGACCCCATCGATTGAAAATGACGACAGATATCCCCATCGCACGAGGTCTGGGCAGCAGTTCTTCGGTTATCGTAGCTGGAATCGAGCTGGCGAATCGTTTGGCGCATTTGAATCTTTCGGAAATGGACAAAGTTACATTGGCAGCTCGCTTTGAGGGGCATCCAGATAATGTCGCACCGGCGATCTGCGGTGATTTTGTCGTTGCCAGTATACAGGATGGAGCTACCAGTTATGTAAAATACTATTTTCCTGACTGTGGTTTTATCGCCTATATATCTAATGAGCAGCTTCTAACAGAAGACAGCCGGAAAGTATTACCGCATGAAATGCCGTTTGCGGAGGCAGTGAAAGCCAGCAGTATTGCAAACGTCATGGTAGCATCGATTTTCAAAGGAAATTTGGAGTTGGCAGGAAAGATGATGGAACAGGATCATTTTCATGAACCTTATCGAAGAAAATTGATCCCGCACTTCAATGAGATTCGGAAGATCAGTCATGAAGAAGGCGGCTATGGTTGTTTTTTAAGCGGCGCTGGACCGACCGTGATGATCATGGCACCCTTATCAAAATGCGACACGATCACTCATCGACTGCGCCAATTGGATACAAATGCGGCAGTAGAATTTCTGCAGCTGGATCGTGAAGGCACTCAAGTTTTTTAA
- the thrC gene encoding threonine synthase → MYEGLLKKYQEYLPITEKTPLLSLAEGNTPLIPLTNLSKELGINLYGKYEGLNPTGSFKDRGMVMAVAKAVEEGAKAIICASTGNTSAAAAAYAARAGIKAYVVIPDGKIAMGKLAQAIIYGADIISIPGNFDEALKAVRDIAQTEAVALVNSVNPYRLEGQKTAAFEVCEQLGKAPDVLAIPVGNAGNISAYWKGFKEWHEKKGTALPRMHGFEAEGAAAIVRGEVIQQPETVATAIRIGNPASWKLAEAARDESHGFIHSVTDEEILNAYRKVASQDGVFVEPGSAASLAGVIQHVASGKIKQGETVVTVFTGNGLKDPDTAISATNVDIHKMSDLEDMRQHLHKGVAKL, encoded by the coding sequence ATGTACGAAGGTTTATTAAAAAAATATCAAGAATATCTGCCGATTACAGAAAAAACACCTCTGCTTTCTTTGGCTGAAGGAAATACACCATTGATCCCGTTGACGAACCTATCAAAGGAATTAGGAATCAATCTATATGGAAAATATGAAGGGTTGAATCCGACTGGTTCTTTTAAAGATCGCGGAATGGTCATGGCAGTGGCAAAAGCAGTAGAAGAAGGCGCAAAGGCGATCATCTGTGCGTCAACAGGTAATACCAGTGCGGCCGCGGCTGCTTATGCCGCTCGCGCAGGAATCAAAGCTTATGTAGTAATTCCTGATGGTAAGATCGCTATGGGAAAATTGGCGCAGGCCATCATCTATGGTGCAGACATCATTTCGATTCCAGGCAATTTTGATGAGGCATTGAAAGCTGTTCGGGATATTGCACAGACAGAAGCGGTAGCATTGGTCAATTCTGTTAATCCGTATCGGTTAGAAGGACAAAAAACGGCAGCATTCGAAGTTTGCGAGCAGTTAGGCAAAGCGCCAGATGTTTTAGCGATTCCCGTGGGCAATGCCGGCAACATCTCTGCTTACTGGAAAGGTTTCAAAGAATGGCATGAGAAAAAAGGAACCGCTCTGCCGCGGATGCACGGATTTGAAGCAGAAGGTGCTGCGGCGATCGTCAGAGGAGAAGTGATCCAACAACCTGAAACGGTGGCGACAGCGATCCGTATCGGCAATCCGGCCAGCTGGAAATTGGCAGAAGCTGCTCGCGATGAGTCACACGGATTTATCCATTCAGTCACTGATGAAGAGATCTTGAATGCATATCGGAAAGTAGCCAGCCAAGACGGCGTGTTTGTTGAACCGGGTTCAGCTGCTTCATTAGCTGGTGTGATCCAGCATGTAGCGTCTGGGAAAATCAAACAAGGAGAAACTGTCGTCACAGTCTTTACTGGTAATGGATTGAAAGATCCAGACACAGCTATCAGCGCAACAAACGTTGATATCCATAAAATGAGCGATTTAGAGGACATGCGGCAGCATCTGCATAAAGGAGTGGCAAAACTATGA
- a CDS encoding homoserine dehydrogenase, whose amino-acid sequence MKKLTIGILGLGVVGKGVVELLTKQHALLKQKSGVDLQVVKAFVRNPAEKAAFAKQYNLQLTKDPQAVLADPSIDIIVEVMGKIDPAKDYIATALKNGKHVVTANKDLLALHGKELMDLAQEQGRFLYYEASVAGGIPILRTLQHAYLADDITEIWGIINGTTNYMLTQMEETDVSYEESLKDAQQKGFAESDPTNDVDGFDSGYKTILLAAFAFGTSLEMSDVSIEGIRDIDAEDIQLAKKAGYQVKLIGRAKKTGNTISAEVAPMLVPHSHPLAAVRNEYNAVYVKSSGMGNTMYYGAGAGAGPTATSVLNDLATIAQNLQTNLPAEPFYKLTEEKWKAGTDSTPARYYAAFEFSKLSDVSGELQQLLEEAGLFAPGTLLVSSSNTRIALLTEPIFKEQLESFTRENPSYPIARIMKIMEE is encoded by the coding sequence ATGAAGAAATTAACAATCGGGATTCTTGGTTTAGGCGTAGTTGGAAAAGGTGTCGTGGAGCTTTTAACAAAACAGCACGCTCTTCTGAAGCAAAAAAGCGGTGTAGATCTGCAAGTGGTCAAGGCTTTTGTCCGTAACCCAGCAGAAAAAGCGGCGTTTGCCAAGCAATACAATCTGCAGCTGACTAAAGATCCTCAAGCTGTCCTAGCGGATCCATCCATCGATATCATTGTCGAAGTCATGGGCAAGATTGATCCTGCCAAAGATTATATTGCGACAGCTTTAAAAAATGGAAAACATGTCGTGACTGCAAATAAAGATCTATTGGCTCTGCACGGCAAAGAATTGATGGATTTGGCACAAGAACAAGGTCGTTTTCTTTATTATGAAGCAAGTGTTGCCGGTGGTATCCCGATCTTGCGGACATTACAGCATGCGTATCTTGCAGATGACATCACTGAGATTTGGGGCATCATCAACGGAACGACAAATTATATGCTGACTCAGATGGAAGAAACAGATGTATCTTATGAAGAAAGTTTGAAAGACGCCCAACAAAAAGGATTCGCTGAATCTGATCCTACCAATGACGTTGATGGCTTTGACAGTGGGTACAAAACGATTCTGTTGGCGGCGTTTGCTTTTGGAACATCTCTTGAAATGTCTGATGTGTCTATTGAGGGAATTCGTGATATTGATGCAGAAGACATCCAGTTGGCAAAAAAAGCTGGATATCAAGTAAAATTGATCGGACGAGCAAAAAAAACAGGGAATACGATTTCTGCGGAAGTCGCGCCTATGCTGGTACCTCACAGTCATCCACTAGCGGCTGTCCGTAATGAATACAACGCTGTATATGTCAAAAGTTCTGGAATGGGCAATACGATGTACTATGGAGCCGGAGCCGGAGCAGGACCGACTGCTACCAGTGTGCTGAACGATCTTGCCACGATCGCCCAGAATCTACAAACCAATCTGCCGGCAGAGCCGTTTTATAAATTGACGGAGGAAAAATGGAAAGCTGGCACAGATTCGACTCCCGCACGCTATTATGCGGCTTTTGAATTTTCTAAACTTTCAGATGTTTCAGGGGAACTTCAGCAGCTCCTTGAAGAGGCGGGTCTGTTTGCTCCGGGAACACTGCTTGTCTCTTCAAGCAATACGAGGATCGCTTTACTGACAGAGCCGATCTTTAAAGAACAACTGGAATCATTTACAAGGGAAAATCCGTCTTATCCGATTGCACGTATCATGAAAATAATGGAGGAATAG
- a CDS encoding ArsR/SmtB family transcription factor: protein MDQYSLTDIEKISQLYKVLSDPTRLKILLSLNEGERNVTSIAANVQMEQSAVSHQLKLLREKRIVKSKREGKTILYSLDDNHVIDILHQTLEHIHHQ, encoded by the coding sequence ATGGATCAATATTCATTGACAGATATCGAAAAAATCAGCCAACTATACAAAGTGCTAAGTGATCCGACCCGTTTAAAGATCCTTCTATCTTTAAATGAAGGAGAACGCAACGTCACTTCAATTGCCGCAAACGTACAAATGGAGCAGTCCGCGGTTTCGCATCAGCTGAAATTGCTGCGGGAAAAGCGGATCGTTAAATCAAAACGAGAAGGCAAAACCATACTGTATAGTCTGGATGACAATCATGTAATCGATATTTTGCATCAAACTCTTGAACACATCCATCATCAATAA
- a CDS encoding phospho-sugar mutase has protein sequence MSWQQVYEQWKNNSNLEENLKQQLEELQDDSEKLEDAFYAPLEFGTAGMRGILGPGINRMNIYTVRQATEGLALFMDEQDPETRRRGVAIAYDSRHQSPEFAMEAAKTLAKHDIPAYVFESLRPTPELSFAVRYLHAFAGIMITASHNPAEYNGYKVYGEDGGQMPPADADRLTTFVRSIVDPLEIEVLSDEEAEHSGLIRIIGEEVDQPYLEEIKAVTIDQELIAEMGKDLKLVYTPLHGTGKMLGEKALKQAGFEKFVIVPEQAEADPNFRTVHSPNPEEHSAFEYAIRLGEKEDADLLIATDPDADRLGAAVRLPDGNYQVLTGNQIGALMIRYILEAHRQAGTLPENAAVLKSIVSSELPTVIAQNYQVKMINVLTGFKFIAEKIKQFEKDHSQTFMFGFEESYGYLVKPFVRDKDAIQALILLAEVAAYYKKQGKTLYDGLQDIFEEYGYFMEKTISVTMSGLEGPAKINQIMNKFRTEAPSEFAGVPVIQTEDFKLLTRVGLDGNLEKMTTPPSDVLKYMMEDTSWVAVRPSGTEPKIKFYIGVKADSQEAAEKRVNDLETAINDFTKE, from the coding sequence ATGTCTTGGCAACAAGTATATGAACAATGGAAAAATAATAGCAATCTAGAAGAAAATCTAAAACAACAACTTGAGGAACTACAAGATGATTCAGAAAAATTAGAAGATGCTTTTTACGCGCCTTTAGAATTTGGAACTGCCGGTATGCGGGGAATCTTAGGACCTGGGATCAATCGGATGAATATCTATACTGTACGGCAGGCAACAGAAGGATTGGCACTTTTCATGGATGAACAAGATCCAGAAACACGCCGTCGCGGTGTAGCCATCGCTTATGATTCTCGTCACCAATCGCCGGAATTTGCGATGGAAGCAGCAAAAACATTAGCAAAACATGATATCCCAGCTTATGTGTTTGAAAGTCTGCGTCCAACGCCAGAACTTTCATTTGCAGTGCGTTATCTTCATGCATTTGCCGGCATCATGATCACCGCTTCTCATAACCCAGCGGAATACAACGGCTACAAAGTTTATGGCGAAGATGGCGGACAAATGCCGCCGGCTGATGCGGATCGTCTGACAACATTCGTCCGTTCAATCGTCGATCCATTAGAAATCGAAGTATTATCTGATGAAGAAGCTGAACACAGCGGTTTGATCCGAATCATCGGCGAAGAAGTAGATCAACCATATTTAGAAGAAATAAAAGCTGTCACCATCGATCAAGAATTGATCGCAGAAATGGGCAAAGACCTGAAACTTGTTTATACACCATTACACGGAACTGGTAAAATGCTGGGCGAAAAAGCATTGAAACAAGCCGGCTTTGAAAAATTCGTCATCGTGCCGGAACAGGCTGAAGCCGATCCGAATTTCCGCACCGTCCATTCTCCTAATCCAGAAGAACACTCAGCATTTGAATATGCGATCCGTTTAGGCGAAAAAGAAGACGCAGATCTATTGATCGCTACTGATCCAGATGCCGATCGTTTAGGGGCAGCTGTGCGTTTACCTGATGGCAATTATCAAGTCCTGACAGGAAATCAAATCGGTGCACTAATGATCCGCTATATTTTAGAAGCCCATCGTCAAGCCGGTACACTGCCGGAAAATGCGGCTGTTTTGAAATCGATCGTATCTAGTGAATTACCGACTGTCATCGCACAAAATTATCAAGTTAAAATGATCAACGTTTTGACTGGGTTCAAATTTATCGCAGAAAAAATCAAACAGTTTGAAAAAGATCACTCACAAACGTTCATGTTTGGATTTGAAGAAAGCTACGGCTATCTAGTCAAACCATTCGTGCGGGACAAAGATGCGATCCAAGCGCTGATCTTGTTGGCGGAAGTGGCTGCTTACTACAAAAAACAAGGCAAAACATTATATGATGGTTTGCAGGATATTTTTGAAGAATACGGCTATTTCATGGAAAAAACGATCTCTGTAACAATGAGCGGATTGGAAGGACCAGCAAAAATCAATCAGATCATGAACAAATTCCGGACAGAAGCACCATCTGAATTTGCCGGTGTACCAGTTATCCAAACGGAAGATTTCAAATTGCTGACTCGTGTAGGCTTAGATGGCAATTTGGAAAAAATGACGACACCTCCATCTGATGTTTTGAAATACATGATGGAAGATACAAGTTGGGTAGCGGTTCGCCCATCCGGAACTGAACCAAAAATCAAATTCTATATCGGCGTCAAAGCAGATTCTCAAGAAGCTGCAGAAAAACGCGTGAACGATCTGGAAACAGCGATCAACGATTTCACAAAGGAATAA